TGTTTGTCTTCAAACTAATGGCTTCACTTCTTCCTCAACCATTCCCATGATACTAGGTCTTGGTGGCACTGAAAATGCTGGAGAAGCTACAAATTCAAAAGGAAAAAGAGAATAATTAGTTAGGACATTAAAAAggaattgttataaaaattaaaaatatatgtaaataataAGAATGCTAACTTAACTATtcattttgaatcaaatattttttacaatgatAAGAAGAGGAATAAAGTAATAAGAATTGGAAAAAAGCTTCTTGTATACCAGCAACAGTAGAGTTGTTCTTTGTCCCAAAGTAAGCTGGAGAACGTGGTGAAGTTGGAGGCTGATGTATCcctatgacaaaaaaaaaataacggaaaatattattcaataaataaatataataacaagAGTTTAATATATCTTTAGTGTCtatgataacaaaataaattgagactttatcaaaattatactAAATCGATACGCTTTATATATTAGgatataaatttatgtaaaaaaatgaacttaaaattaaatttctagaCTGagattttgttattttgatttattgagTTTTGTACACATTGcgaaaaatcatttaaatataaaggATAATATGAGTTGGcttgtataaattaaaattactacTGAAAAATGTTGCGaaatttaaaagttgaataatttttaaaattttataagcactaaagacatatttatcagaaatatttgtttataaatacaCAATTAATTGAACATAAGAATTCAAAATTGATAGagttaaaaaagaaaactaGTTAGGACTCAATTGTTGAATGTAAAATTATGCAACTAAATGATGCTATAAAATTGGTAAATATGTCTAAAGTTAAATGAGATTGATAATGTAACCTGGGCAGACTGAGTTATTGAGATTGCTCGAGGTTGCTACAACGTTGCGATCCTGGAGTTGCGACCGCGCCTTGGACGAATGGCGTGCAAGGAATGAGAGGAAGGAGGGTTGATGTACATGGAGCTATGGTTGAACTTGAGGAGGTTGGATCTTGTGAAAGTGTGTTGGATGGATAGGAAATAATTAAGAAGAGAATGATATGACAAAAAAGAGGAATTGAATTGCAATGTGTAAAAGAAGCCATTGTGTTGTTTGTTAATGTGTGAAGAGAGGACTATTAACTAATGTGTCTACATAACAAAATGAGAACTATTTTGTGTGAGTTTTTACATTTACATGGTGCGAGTTTCATGAAACATGCGCTTCATGTttggttttgtaattcatgatctctttaaaaaattgaaggttaagatatataaataattgtatttgtagtaatttatttatttaaaaaaaatattgttttcatTATGAGATATTTTGGATCAATAGTGATTCAACTTCTTTGGTATAGCTAGTGTTTTTCGATTAgcattataatttttcttatcttatttttatatatatcgtGAAAGTTGAataataattcttaaaaaaatgaagatcatctaaaaataaatatgataaaataatagataatattattattcacgTATAAAAGTATTTTGAACTGTTAATACAAAAAACGGTAAACATAATCAAAATATGTCTCTGAGTTGATAATTTGACTCGATAGTAACCAAGTTCCTgggaattttattatttttaatggagattaatttaattaacatttaagaCTTTTAGCCACCAATTTATACATttacttctatttttaattttagagtGAAACCTGATTACAGTACCATAGTCCATAATCTTGTAGCCTTTTTAATTGTAGTTCTTTTTTGGAACTAAACATTTACTTCTATTTCTTGGGGGGTTTTGGACCACACACACTCCTatttttacctcccaccccctcAATCATGTGTAAAAGACCATTTTACcctcaatttcatctattaAAATCCAAAAAGAATTTGACTTTCCTTTTTTACCCAATTTCTTCGAAAGTTTGTAATATCTGATCCTACCCACCCCTCGAacatttgaaacttccgaatctcaaaagtaaaaattcgaatatttcaaatattcgaAATGTATGAAACCCAAATCGTTCGAAAGTTTGTATCAtgttgaaagtttcgaaatggaagtctcgaaaatttgaaagtttagaaacatagaaactttcgaaagttttatggaattagaaagtttcgaaatggttgaTGCTCGAAGAAATGAAAATTTCGAAATAGAGGTCgaaaatatgaaagtttcgaatgaTGAAACTTTTGAAGTATATTTTTCCCATAAataatgaaactttcgaaagtttcgttgaacaagaaagtttcgaaatacagcaactttcgaaactttcgaagaatatgaaagtttcaaaatgcaAAATTTTTGCAAAACTTTCGATATAGATtgagtttcgaaagtttggtattaatggaaagtttcgaaatacatttttattagtaataaatagtaataaattaatagtaataaataataataaatttatggtaataagttaatagtaataataaatttgatatttaatttaggaAGTTTcagtcatttttaaaaaaaaattgaaagtttcgaaatggaattacttcgaatgtttgaaattttcgaagtatATGTGcattgaaagtttcaaattcatccaaactttcgaagttttctggaaaaaatacacttcaaaaatttcatattcatccaaagtttcgaaatttctggaatatttcatttcgaaagtttggtatttttccaaagttttgaaattactaattttttccataattttatacaaattaaataagggtaaaatagtctttaaaaaattgGAGGAGTGGGAGGTAAAAATGGGAGGTGCGTGGTACAAAACCCATTTCTTGATTTGCTTTTATATTTTGGGCTTAGCCCgtttctttcataaaaaaagtataaaaacaaAGGGGTTTTGTAACATCTTATATTTTTAGAGGGACTAAAATGGTGTGATATACcctttatcaaaatatttggaAACAGCATAAGAGCGCATCATTCTTGCACAAGGTTAATTAAGCACTTTTCAAAAGAAAGTATCCCCTTTCTTTGTTTATGTAATGGGAaacacaaaataggaacaaaGAAACAAAGAATAATGTGAGGAACAACGCTACATTGCTTTGCATAGCAAAAATAACTTGTTTCAAATAGAATCAGATTCTACAATTCAGAGGAGAAtcatttttaatcaaatgaaaATGCTAACCAACTCATCATTAACCTTTTTAACTCTCAAAGTTTTTATATCCACTTTTAATATTTTGCTAGCTCattcaattattttgaatttaaatacaTTCTCTCTTCTCTTCCTCTAATTGATTTCATGACAATTAAGGTAAGCTCTCTAATTAATTACCATGTTTTGTCTCTTTCTCAAGATTTTCATAAATACCATATtctgaattatttttcttttgtattttttttttttgataattttttcttcAGTATTTTTGTATGGTGATGAGGATCAATATTGACTGCAATGGTTGTTATAGAAAAGTGAAGAGAGCACTTCTTGAAATGCCAGGTTAGACATAATTTATCACACTATaggaaaataaatgaattatagttcaaaatcaagaaaatgaaattaccctataattttattttatttattttcaaaaagttataatatttttcattttttttcttctagtatatctatttttataaaattaatattttttatgtatttgaatcatcaaaaatatttgatttagaaaaaaaaatattttgtacaaTTGTCAAAAGAGTTTAACTATTAATTCATTTCCATGAGTGCcttcttaattaaaaaacttaattttttttccttaattttttttccttaattttttttctttaattttccaTGATGATTCATGTTTTATGAATTTCTAAACACCAATAATATTTTCCATGCAAACCatcttaaatataatatatagttttgaaATTGAGAATTATGTACTATATATatagtttgatttttaattgGTTATAGAATTGGAGAGCCATTTATTAGAGAAGAAGCAAACAAGGGTAATTGTGTGTGGCAGTTTCATCCCTCAAGATGTTGCaataaagataaagaaaaagacAAATCGAAGAGTTGAGATATTGGACATACAAGATTTGAGTGAAAACAATGCTGAAATTGAAGATCAGAAACAACAAGTTACTAGCCCCCaaaaaacaaatgaaagaaATATGTTTAGTTTGATAGAAACAAAGAGAGAAGTTCCTCCTCACAACCATAGAGTTCACTACACAAATTGCACTTTTTAATCTTTAGAATAAGTCTAAATCCTCTAATAATTGcatgtttatttgttttttttatgtatttaatataCTTTGAAAGATAGATTTTACTAGTTAGTTACTCTAGTGTTTGAATTATTATCATGTTATacattatattcttttttatttatttattaaaaatagataacttcattattattattattattattattattattattatgttatatagtATATTAAACACTTAAACGAACATGCATATTTTATTCATATCCATTATTATACTCCATACATATATCTAATTTCTATGACATGATAATAACAAACATTACATACATGTACAAAGCAAATTACTCAAAactaaaactttcaaaataaacCAATACAcacctattttttatttaattattatatcgATCATATCATATGCATGCATCCATATtatagatattattattatgattatgataTCTAGTGTCCTGTCCCAGGAAGTTTCTCCTTAATCTTATCCATAATCCCTTTCTTCTCTCCATGTTTTTGCTCTCCTCCATGATGATGAGCCTCCTCTCTTCCAAATTCTTGTCCCACTTTTGTTCCATAACCACTTCCAGTGTTTGTGTTTCCATAACCTCCTGTGTTGGTCCCATAACTACCTGGGTTGGTCCCATAACTACCTGGGTTGTGGGTCCCATAATCTGTTGTGGTTTGATCAACTCCATGATGATTACCGGTATCATCGGTTGTTCCAAATATTTTACCGACTGCACCGGTCATTCCACCACCACCACGTGTATTGTGGGTCCCATAATCATCTCCAGTGCCACCACCACTACCTGTGTGGGTCCCATAACTAGTGGTGTGGGATTTTGAATTATCTCCATGTTTATGTGGCTCATGGTGACCGGTTAAACCGGGATTTTCAAATGTTCTACCGGCTTCACCGGTCATCCCAACACCACTTTGATTTATTGGGTTGCCATATTGATCAACTTGGACAATTGGGTTTCCATATTCATCGGTCCTACGAGTTTGGTCGACGTATTGACCTTGATTATATGA
This region of Cicer arietinum cultivar CDC Frontier isolate Library 1 chromosome 8, Cicar.CDCFrontier_v2.0, whole genome shotgun sequence genomic DNA includes:
- the DHN gene encoding dehydrin DHN1 yields the protein MSYNQGQYVDQTRRTDEYGNPIVQVDQYGNPINQSGVGMTGEAGRTFENPGLTGHHEPHKHGDNSKSHTTSYGTHTGSGGGTGDDYGTHNTRGGGGMTGAVGKIFGTTDDTGNHHGVDQTTTDYGTHNPGSYGTNPGSYGTNTGGYGNTNTGSGYGTKVGQEFGREEAHHHGGEQKHGEKKGIMDKIKEKLPGTGH